A part of Kitasatospora acidiphila genomic DNA contains:
- a CDS encoding transglycosylase domain-containing protein: protein MSEHRRRTPGQGGGEQPPNRPGGARPHGYGTPPDGAPSYDTPGRATPRNRAAGPQGMRETAQQPRMTRAEMRKAAQKGGRRGPDGPGGRGPGGGGRRGGGGDKPPGKKRFIDYPRWGKRGVRRWLPSWKLVLSLFLIFFGGGVAAVGTAYSMTTVPQLKDINPPQNNIYYWADGTEMTRTGQTNRQLVDISDINKSMQDAVIAAENESFRTDSGIDPQGIARAIYNMASGQSTQGGSTITQQYVKNAYLSQEQTVTRKLKEIFITLKLSQTKSKDDILDGYLNTSWFGRNSTGIQAAAHSYYGVEAKDLNPCQSAMLAGLLKGAGYYDPSLSTANHERMFGTTAHPEQGRWEWILGKMVQTKAITQAQMDQCTKAGLPEPIKQAPSASLNGQIGYIVDTVNNYIEAKDSSITDAKLGHGGYSIYTTLQKDKVDLLSKAVDDMAKANLDPAKRPSTDTFVQVGAASVVPGDGALVAIYGGPGQEKGQYANNAETAGVPVGSTFKPFVLATAMQDGVQTQTGPDGKPMRINEDSRYNADNLSTIRKPDGSLVTNPDGSVFHQRNDEDGKQGYVTLRDAMINSFNVPYVQLGEDVGGPNVAKLATAMGLDKNSMPVVNQNTAAFAIGTSTPSAVQMASAYSVFAASGQQTDMYAVTKVQFQGSTLPNFAKPARKAVLDTAVADNITSVLQDVVQKGTGTKAQAVGRPVAGKTGTTDKGTSAWFDGYTPQLATAVTMFREDPNHAGLQSLDGTGGKSSFYGGDLPTEIWADYMKSALANSQVMDFPTPGPVNTEVDSSGAPSTASPSPTASSSPSATASASSSPTLSPSASASSKAPTPTGSPETCLPGVDCPGSSPTSKNPGGGNGGGNGGGCVWGPLCPTTNPTDTTSPATPPHHGGGSGGGTGGPGGGSGGTGATSGPPTAGGQPAGG from the coding sequence ATGAGCGAACACCGGCGACGGACGCCCGGTCAGGGCGGCGGCGAGCAGCCGCCGAACCGACCGGGCGGCGCGCGACCGCATGGCTACGGCACCCCGCCGGACGGGGCGCCGTCCTACGACACGCCCGGCCGGGCGACCCCGAGGAACCGGGCGGCCGGCCCGCAGGGCATGCGGGAGACGGCCCAGCAGCCCCGGATGACCAGGGCCGAGATGCGCAAGGCCGCCCAGAAGGGCGGTCGCAGGGGCCCGGACGGCCCCGGCGGCCGCGGTCCGGGCGGTGGCGGCCGGCGCGGCGGTGGCGGCGACAAGCCGCCGGGCAAGAAGAGATTCATCGACTACCCGCGCTGGGGCAAGCGCGGCGTCCGGCGCTGGTTGCCGTCCTGGAAGCTGGTGCTCTCGCTCTTCCTGATCTTCTTCGGCGGCGGGGTGGCGGCCGTCGGCACCGCCTACTCGATGACCACCGTGCCGCAGCTGAAGGACATCAACCCGCCCCAGAACAACATCTACTACTGGGCCGACGGCACCGAGATGACCCGGACCGGTCAGACCAACCGTCAGCTGGTGGACATCAGCGACATCAACAAGTCGATGCAGGACGCGGTGATCGCGGCCGAGAACGAGTCCTTCCGCACCGACAGCGGCATCGACCCCCAGGGCATCGCCCGAGCCATATACAACATGGCTTCCGGCCAGTCCACCCAGGGCGGCTCGACGATCACCCAGCAGTACGTGAAGAACGCCTACCTGAGCCAGGAGCAGACGGTCACCCGAAAGCTCAAGGAGATCTTCATCACCCTGAAGCTCAGTCAGACCAAGTCCAAGGACGACATCCTGGACGGCTACCTCAACACCAGCTGGTTCGGCCGCAACTCCACCGGCATCCAGGCCGCCGCGCACTCCTACTACGGGGTCGAGGCCAAGGACCTGAACCCCTGCCAGAGCGCCATGCTGGCCGGCCTGCTGAAGGGCGCCGGCTACTACGACCCGTCGCTCAGCACGGCCAACCACGAGCGGATGTTCGGCACCACGGCTCACCCGGAGCAGGGCCGCTGGGAGTGGATCCTCGGCAAGATGGTGCAGACCAAGGCCATCACCCAGGCCCAGATGGACCAGTGCACCAAGGCCGGGCTGCCGGAGCCGATCAAGCAGGCGCCGTCCGCCAGCCTGAACGGCCAGATCGGCTACATCGTCGACACCGTCAACAACTACATCGAGGCCAAGGACTCGTCGATCACCGACGCCAAGCTCGGCCACGGCGGCTACAGCATCTACACCACCCTGCAGAAGGACAAGGTGGACCTGCTCTCCAAGGCCGTCGACGACATGGCGAAGGCGAACCTGGACCCGGCCAAGCGCCCCTCGACCGACACCTTCGTGCAGGTCGGTGCCGCCTCGGTGGTCCCGGGTGACGGCGCTCTGGTCGCCATCTACGGCGGCCCCGGCCAGGAGAAGGGCCAGTACGCCAACAACGCCGAAACCGCCGGCGTGCCGGTCGGTTCGACGTTCAAGCCGTTCGTCCTGGCCACCGCGATGCAGGACGGCGTGCAGACCCAGACCGGTCCGGACGGCAAGCCGATGCGGATCAACGAGGACAGCCGCTACAACGCCGACAACCTGAGCACCATCCGCAAGCCGGACGGCTCGCTGGTGACCAATCCGGACGGCTCGGTCTTCCACCAGCGCAACGACGAGGACGGCAAGCAGGGCTATGTGACGCTGCGCGATGCCATGATCAACTCGTTCAACGTCCCCTACGTCCAGCTCGGTGAGGACGTCGGCGGCCCCAACGTGGCCAAGCTGGCCACCGCGATGGGCCTCGACAAGAACTCGATGCCGGTGGTCAACCAGAACACCGCCGCCTTCGCGATCGGTACCTCCACGCCGAGCGCGGTGCAGATGGCCTCCGCCTACTCGGTCTTCGCGGCCAGCGGCCAGCAGACCGACATGTACGCGGTGACCAAGGTCCAGTTCCAGGGCAGCACGCTGCCGAACTTCGCCAAGCCGGCCCGCAAGGCGGTGCTCGACACGGCGGTGGCCGACAACATCACCAGCGTGCTGCAGGACGTGGTGCAGAAGGGCACCGGTACCAAGGCGCAGGCCGTCGGCCGCCCGGTGGCCGGCAAGACCGGTACCACCGACAAGGGCACCTCGGCCTGGTTCGACGGCTACACCCCGCAGCTGGCCACCGCGGTCACCATGTTCCGCGAGGACCCGAACCACGCCGGGCTGCAGTCCCTGGACGGCACCGGCGGCAAGAGCTCCTTCTACGGTGGTGACCTGCCGACCGAGATCTGGGCCGACTACATGAAGTCCGCGCTGGCCAACAGCCAGGTGATGGACTTCCCGACGCCGGGCCCGGTCAACACCGAGGTCGACTCCTCGGGCGCGCCGAGCACCGCCTCGCCGTCGCCGACGGCCTCGTCCTCCCCGTCGGCCACGGCCAGCGCGTCGTCCTCCCCCACCCTGTCGCCCAGCGCGTCGGCGAGCTCCAAGGCCCCGACGCCGACCGGCTCGCCGGAGACCTGCCTGCCCGGCGTGGACTGCCCCGGCAGCTCGCCGACCAGCAAGAACCCGGGTGGCGGCAACGGCGGCGGCAATGGCGGCGGCTGCGTGTGGGGCCCGCTCTGCCCGACCACCAATCCGACGGACACCACCTCGCCGGCCACGCCGCCCCACCACGGCGGCGGCTCCGGTGGCGGCACCGGTGGCCCGGGTGGCGGCTCCGGCGGTACCGGCGCCACCAGCGGCCCGCCCACCGCGGGCGGCCAGCCGGCCGGCGGCTGA
- a CDS encoding MFS transporter: MAITRRPAQAPRASDTGRASLRALLLARDFRRLLGVRLLSQLSDGVFQASLASYVIFSPERQSTPADIASMMAVLLLPFSVVGPFAGVLLDRWRRRQVLYLGNLVRFGLGLGTAALLLVRAPEWLFFAAALMVTAVNRFILAGLSAALPRVVEADRLVTANALCPTAGTVAAVVGGGTGFVVHQVLPPGPHADAALVTVGALLYLAAGLAARRMDVELLGPEHHPDRPDLREALGQAGRALVEGLRHLGRESRPAVRALAAVTAARFCYGVLIVTVLMLSRYTFNTPGDSRGGLATLGTALAFSAVGFFLAAVVSPWFSRRLGLDGWMTACLASAAVFVPALGLFFAVGPVMVAALLLGVITQGTKICADTIVQNSVADDYRGRVFAIYDVLFNVAFVAAAAVSALVLPLSGRSVPVLAAVSLAYAASAALYSRAGTRRR, translated from the coding sequence GTGGCGATCACTCGACGACCGGCGCAGGCCCCGCGCGCCTCGGACACCGGCCGCGCGAGCCTGCGCGCCCTGCTGCTGGCCCGGGACTTCCGCCGGCTGCTGGGCGTACGGCTGCTCTCCCAGCTCTCCGACGGCGTCTTCCAGGCGTCCCTCGCCTCCTACGTGATCTTCTCCCCGGAGCGCCAGTCCACCCCGGCGGACATCGCCTCGATGATGGCGGTGCTCCTGCTGCCGTTCTCGGTGGTCGGCCCGTTCGCCGGTGTACTGCTCGACCGCTGGCGCCGCCGCCAGGTGCTCTACCTGGGCAACCTGGTCCGGTTCGGCCTGGGCCTGGGCACCGCCGCCCTGCTCCTGGTCCGCGCCCCGGAGTGGCTCTTCTTCGCGGCCGCCCTGATGGTCACCGCGGTCAACCGGTTCATCCTGGCCGGCCTGTCCGCCGCCCTGCCCCGGGTGGTCGAAGCCGACCGGCTGGTCACCGCCAACGCGCTCTGCCCGACCGCCGGCACGGTCGCCGCGGTGGTCGGCGGCGGCACCGGCTTCGTGGTGCACCAGGTGCTGCCGCCCGGCCCGCACGCCGACGCCGCCCTGGTCACGGTGGGCGCCCTGCTCTATCTGGCGGCCGGGCTGGCGGCCCGCCGGATGGACGTGGAGCTGCTCGGCCCCGAACACCACCCCGACCGGCCCGATCTGCGCGAGGCCCTCGGCCAGGCCGGGCGGGCGCTGGTCGAGGGCCTGCGCCACCTGGGGCGGGAGAGCCGGCCCGCGGTGCGCGCGCTGGCCGCGGTGACCGCGGCCCGGTTCTGCTACGGGGTACTGATCGTCACCGTGCTGATGCTCTCCCGCTACACCTTCAACACCCCCGGCGACTCCCGTGGCGGGCTGGCCACCCTGGGCACCGCGCTGGCCTTCTCCGCGGTCGGCTTCTTCCTGGCCGCCGTGGTCAGCCCCTGGTTCTCCCGGCGGCTCGGGCTGGACGGCTGGATGACGGCCTGCCTGGCCTCCGCAGCGGTCTTCGTGCCCGCGCTCGGGCTGTTCTTCGCCGTCGGGCCGGTGATGGTGGCCGCGCTGCTGCTGGGGGTCATCACCCAGGGCACCAAGATCTGCGCGGACACCATCGTGCAGAACTCGGTGGCGGACGACTACCGGGGCCGGGTCTTCGCCATCTACGACGTGCTCTTCAACGTCGCCTTCGTCGCGGCGGCGGCCGTCTCCGCCCTGGTGCTGCCGCTCAGCGGACGATCCGTGCCGGTCCTGGCCGCGGTGTCGTTGGCATACGCAGCCAGCGCCGCCCTTTACTCCCGGGCCGGCACCCGGCGGCGCTAA
- a CDS encoding PadR family transcriptional regulator — MSRRSGVLEFAVLGLLHDAPMHGYELRKRLNVLLGSFRAFSYGTLYPCLKSLVAQGFLVEDNPDTQYVPATALNGKRSKIVYRLSAEGKQRFEELLADSGPDAWEDEHFGVHFAFFGQTDRAVRMRVLEGRRSRLEERLERMRSSIARTRERFDDYTLELQRHGLESVEREVRWLNELIETERANRTGRAAAPPGGSATPQTSDGRDRVDGSPDPLRSPYDRPGRSV, encoded by the coding sequence GTGAGCAGGCGCTCAGGAGTGCTGGAGTTCGCCGTTCTCGGCCTGTTGCACGACGCCCCGATGCACGGCTACGAGCTGCGCAAGCGCCTCAATGTGCTGCTCGGTTCGTTCCGTGCCTTCTCCTACGGCACGCTCTACCCGTGCCTGAAGAGCCTGGTCGCCCAGGGATTCCTGGTGGAGGACAACCCGGACACCCAGTACGTCCCGGCCACGGCGCTGAACGGCAAGCGATCGAAGATCGTCTACCGGCTCTCCGCCGAGGGCAAGCAGCGCTTCGAGGAACTGCTCGCCGACTCCGGCCCGGACGCCTGGGAGGACGAGCACTTCGGTGTGCACTTCGCGTTCTTCGGTCAGACCGACCGAGCGGTGCGGATGCGCGTGCTGGAGGGCCGGCGCAGCCGGCTGGAGGAGCGCCTGGAGCGCATGCGCTCCTCGATCGCCCGCACCCGCGAGCGGTTCGACGACTACACCCTCGAACTGCAGCGGCACGGTCTGGAGTCGGTGGAGCGCGAGGTCCGCTGGCTCAACGAGCTGATCGAGACCGAGCGGGCCAATCGGACCGGCCGGGCCGCCGCACCGCCGGGTGGTTCCGCCACACCACAGACTTCGGACGGCCGTGACCGCGTGGACGGATCCCCCGATCCGCTCCGGTCACCGTACGACCGCCCGGGGCGCTCCGTATAG
- a CDS encoding CCA tRNA nucleotidyltransferase codes for MPGLSEAQTLGLQELLRVSPVADEIAQRFQDAGYRLALVGGSVRDALLGRLGNDLDFTTDARPKQVLKLVRGWADAVWDVGIAFGTVGARKDTADGSFQIEITTYRSEAYDRTSRKPEVTYGDTIEQDLVRRDFTVNAMAVDLPGRGFVDPHHGLDDLEARVLRTPATPEESFSDDPLRMMRAARFAAQLDFDPAPEVVAAMTAMAERITIVSAERIQAELNKLLLAKYPVKGLRLLVDTGLADFVVPELPALRLEKDEHHRHKDVYEHSLTVLEQAIALESDGPDLTLRLAALLHDIGKPRTRRFESDGRVSFHHHEIVGAKMTRKRMRELKYSKELIDDVSRLVELHLRFHGYGGGEWTDSAVRRYVTDAGPLLERLHRLTRSDCTTRNKKKAATLSRTYDGLEERIAQLRAQEELDAIRPALNGNEIMELLGLKPGPVVGRAYKHLLEMRLEHGPMTEDEAVAELKAWWAAQPQD; via the coding sequence CTGCCAGGACTGAGCGAGGCCCAGACGCTGGGCCTGCAGGAACTGCTGCGGGTCTCCCCGGTGGCGGACGAGATCGCCCAGCGGTTCCAGGATGCCGGATACCGACTGGCCCTGGTCGGCGGCTCGGTGCGGGACGCGCTGCTCGGCCGGCTCGGCAACGACCTGGACTTCACCACCGACGCCCGCCCCAAGCAGGTGCTCAAGCTGGTGCGCGGCTGGGCGGACGCGGTCTGGGACGTCGGCATCGCCTTCGGCACCGTCGGCGCCCGCAAGGACACTGCCGACGGCAGCTTCCAGATCGAGATCACCACCTACCGCTCCGAGGCCTACGACCGCACCTCCCGCAAGCCCGAGGTGACCTACGGCGACACCATCGAGCAGGACCTGGTCCGCCGCGACTTCACGGTCAACGCGATGGCCGTGGACCTGCCCGGGCGCGGCTTCGTCGACCCGCACCACGGCCTGGACGACCTGGAGGCCCGGGTGCTGCGCACGCCGGCCACCCCCGAGGAGTCCTTCTCCGACGACCCGCTGCGGATGATGCGGGCCGCCCGGTTCGCCGCCCAGCTGGACTTCGACCCGGCGCCCGAGGTGGTGGCCGCGATGACCGCGATGGCCGAGCGGATCACCATCGTGTCGGCCGAGCGGATCCAGGCCGAGCTGAACAAGCTGCTGCTCGCCAAGTACCCGGTCAAGGGCCTGCGGCTGCTGGTGGACACCGGGCTGGCCGACTTCGTGGTGCCCGAGCTGCCGGCGCTGCGCCTGGAGAAGGACGAGCACCACCGGCACAAGGACGTCTACGAGCACTCGCTGACCGTGCTGGAGCAGGCGATCGCGCTGGAGTCGGACGGGCCGGACCTGACGCTGCGGCTGGCCGCGCTGCTGCACGACATCGGCAAGCCGCGCACCCGCCGGTTCGAGTCGGACGGCCGGGTGTCGTTCCACCACCACGAGATCGTCGGCGCCAAGATGACCCGCAAGCGGATGCGGGAGCTGAAGTACTCCAAGGAGCTGATCGACGACGTCTCGCGGCTGGTCGAGCTGCACCTGCGGTTCCACGGCTACGGCGGCGGCGAGTGGACCGACTCCGCGGTGCGCCGCTACGTCACCGACGCGGGACCGCTGCTGGAGCGGCTGCACCGGCTGACCCGGTCGGACTGCACCACCCGCAACAAGAAGAAGGCCGCCACGCTGTCGCGCACCTATGACGGCCTGGAGGAGCGGATCGCCCAGCTGCGGGCCCAGGAGGAGCTGGACGCGATCCGGCCGGCCCTGAACGGCAACGAGATCATGGAGCTGCTCGGCCTGAAGCCCGGGCCGGTGGTCGGCCGGGCCTACAAGCACCTGCTGGAGATGCGCCTGGAGCACGGCCCGATGACGGAGGACGAGGCCGTGGCCGAGCTCAAGGCGTGGTGGGCGGCCCAGCCGCAGGACTGA
- a CDS encoding LppU/SCO3897 family protein — MTQPQQPPNPYIPPPPTVPPAVPASVPAQPNPWAAPAPATPHPAPPQDAVPQAYPGQPTATPQFGAPQPDYGYGYGAYPPAAPGYGYPQVLACRICGGIPAADVTVRGHQGLIVLMRFLSNRGPFCQVCGTALVRDMSERTLWRGWWSYLSSLFTLIALLRNRSAYQQLRRLPAPQPGSHGPQLDPGRPLTKRAAIWMLLLPVVAVLLAVVLPIALAASATGGSTDATANVATVRAGDCIHDANTSGGSDDSDASVTVVSCSSSLADYKVVARVASLGDDPSSVCQPYSSATHWFVHRDPPQSFVLCLASPQSSGSGSTGGSNGGSGSGSEAT; from the coding sequence GTGACCCAGCCTCAACAGCCGCCGAACCCGTACATTCCGCCACCACCGACGGTGCCGCCGGCCGTACCCGCATCGGTGCCCGCCCAGCCGAACCCCTGGGCGGCGCCGGCACCCGCCACGCCCCATCCGGCACCGCCGCAGGACGCCGTCCCGCAGGCGTACCCCGGCCAGCCCACCGCCACCCCGCAGTTCGGGGCCCCGCAACCCGACTACGGCTACGGCTACGGCGCCTACCCGCCGGCGGCCCCGGGCTACGGCTACCCGCAGGTGCTCGCCTGCCGGATCTGCGGCGGCATACCGGCGGCCGACGTCACGGTGCGCGGCCACCAGGGGCTGATCGTGCTGATGCGGTTCCTGAGCAACCGCGGCCCGTTCTGCCAGGTCTGCGGCACCGCGCTGGTCCGCGACATGTCCGAGCGGACCCTGTGGCGCGGCTGGTGGAGCTACCTGTCCAGCCTCTTCACGCTGATCGCGCTACTCCGCAACCGGTCCGCCTACCAGCAGCTGCGCCGGCTGCCGGCGCCGCAGCCCGGCAGCCACGGGCCGCAGCTCGACCCGGGCCGCCCGCTCACCAAGCGGGCCGCGATCTGGATGCTGCTGCTGCCGGTCGTCGCGGTGCTGCTGGCCGTGGTGCTGCCGATCGCGCTGGCGGCCTCCGCGACCGGCGGGTCCACCGACGCCACCGCCAATGTGGCGACCGTGCGGGCCGGCGACTGCATCCACGACGCCAACACCAGCGGCGGTTCGGACGACAGCGACGCCTCGGTCACCGTGGTCTCCTGCTCCAGCTCGCTGGCCGACTACAAGGTGGTGGCCCGGGTCGCCAGCCTGGGCGACGACCCCTCCTCGGTCTGCCAGCCGTACTCCAGCGCCACCCACTGGTTCGTCCACCGTGACCCCCCGCAGAGCTTCGTGCTCTGCCTGGCCTCGCCGCAGTCCTCGGGCAGCGGCAGCACCGGGGGCAGCAACGGCGGCAGCGGCTCCGGGTCCGAAGCCACCTGA
- the murJ gene encoding murein biosynthesis integral membrane protein MurJ, protein MSERGGNDRLTEEPDWYLSETYAKDPFAADPYATATGPGPYRQPAEPTAEPAAAAGEATGESAEGDPVAAVAPVREPALVPAGQGAEAVERTAPVREPATGPERPADDPEPAAPVSRWARLAAAARARVAAAEAASDDLSDDLSDDLSDDLSDDLEEEPEASPEAAEPAEPNETDELLGVDALLAPVAAAVATESGEPFVPVIEFDPPLSPAETASAAHRPPQTPAPAAPAVPPKPPLPPAMPAAPDELPDELPDELPGELSDELPEEPAAADHPASPGRVATLRASSAIMAAGTLASRATGFLRTMVIAAAIGVGTMGDSYSAANTLPTLLYILIGGGALNAVFVPQLVRSMKQDEDGGTAYANRLLTLVMAGLAGVVFVAVLAAPLLVQLISHSLMSSTAGADSTVALARYCLPTIFFMGVHVVMGQILNARGRFGAMMWTPVLNNVVVIFTFAMYLWVFGTFQNSRVAPDSVSPEGLRLLGIGTLLGLAVQALAMVPYLRSAGFRFRPRFDWRGHGLGKAARLAKWTFFFVLANQAGYLVVTQLATAAGSRAADHGYLGVGLAAYSNALLIWQLPMAVITVSVMSAVLPRLSRAAADGDDGAVRDDLSHGLRTSAVAIVPAAFLFLALGPQIGGAIYGLGNGGSAAHGTTAVGYMLSAFALGLIPFSVQYVLLRGFYAYEDTRTPFSNTVWVAVTQAGAALLCYLVLPAQWAVTGMALGYGTAYVVGVAVAVPKLKRRIGGLDTARITKTYVRLAIACLPAGAAGFLLALALGSVLSGWLGNVVAVLLAGAAQLALFVVLARRMRIEELNAMIGMVRNRLGR, encoded by the coding sequence ATGAGCGAGCGCGGCGGCAACGATCGGCTGACCGAGGAGCCGGACTGGTACCTCAGCGAGACCTACGCGAAGGACCCGTTCGCCGCCGACCCGTATGCGACCGCCACCGGGCCGGGCCCGTACCGGCAGCCGGCCGAGCCGACTGCCGAACCGGCCGCGGCCGCCGGCGAAGCCACCGGGGAATCCGCCGAGGGCGACCCGGTGGCAGCCGTGGCGCCGGTGCGCGAACCCGCGCTGGTGCCGGCGGGGCAAGGCGCCGAGGCAGTCGAGCGGACCGCGCCGGTACGGGAACCGGCCACCGGACCCGAGCGACCGGCTGACGACCCCGAGCCTGCGGCGCCCGTCTCCCGCTGGGCACGGCTGGCCGCTGCCGCCCGGGCCCGGGTGGCGGCGGCCGAGGCCGCCTCGGACGACCTGTCGGACGACCTGTCGGACGACCTGTCGGACGACCTGTCGGACGATCTTGAGGAAGAACCGGAAGCCTCCCCGGAAGCGGCAGAGCCGGCAGAGCCGAACGAGACGGACGAACTCCTCGGCGTGGACGCCCTGCTCGCCCCGGTCGCCGCGGCGGTGGCCACCGAGTCCGGTGAGCCGTTCGTCCCGGTGATCGAGTTCGACCCGCCGCTCAGCCCGGCGGAGACCGCGTCCGCCGCCCACCGGCCGCCCCAGACCCCGGCACCCGCCGCACCCGCCGTGCCCCCGAAGCCGCCGCTGCCACCGGCGATGCCGGCGGCGCCCGACGAGTTGCCCGACGAGTTGCCCGACGAGTTGCCCGGTGAGCTGTCCGACGAGCTCCCCGAGGAGCCCGCCGCAGCCGATCACCCGGCGTCCCCCGGCCGGGTCGCCACCTTGCGGGCCTCCAGCGCGATCATGGCGGCCGGCACCCTGGCCTCCCGCGCCACCGGCTTCCTGCGCACCATGGTGATCGCGGCCGCGATCGGCGTCGGCACCATGGGCGACTCCTACTCGGCCGCCAACACCCTGCCCACCCTGCTCTACATCCTGATCGGCGGCGGCGCCCTCAACGCGGTCTTCGTGCCGCAGCTGGTGCGCAGCATGAAGCAGGACGAGGACGGCGGCACCGCCTACGCCAACCGCCTGCTCACCCTGGTGATGGCGGGTCTGGCCGGGGTGGTCTTCGTGGCCGTGCTGGCCGCTCCGCTGCTGGTGCAGCTGATCTCGCACTCGCTGATGTCCAGCACGGCCGGCGCCGACAGCACGGTCGCCCTGGCCCGCTACTGCCTGCCGACCATCTTCTTCATGGGCGTCCACGTGGTGATGGGTCAGATCCTCAACGCCCGCGGCCGGTTCGGCGCCATGATGTGGACCCCGGTGCTCAACAACGTCGTGGTGATCTTCACCTTCGCGATGTACCTGTGGGTCTTCGGCACCTTCCAGAACAGCCGGGTCGCCCCCGATTCGGTCAGCCCCGAGGGGCTGCGGCTGCTCGGCATCGGCACCCTGCTCGGGCTGGCCGTCCAGGCGCTGGCCATGGTGCCGTACCTGCGCTCGGCCGGCTTCCGGTTCCGGCCGCGGTTCGACTGGCGCGGGCACGGCCTCGGCAAGGCCGCCAGGCTCGCCAAGTGGACCTTCTTCTTCGTGCTCGCCAACCAGGCCGGCTACCTGGTGGTCACTCAGCTGGCCACCGCCGCCGGCAGCCGCGCGGCCGACCACGGCTACCTCGGCGTCGGCCTGGCCGCCTACTCCAACGCGCTGCTGATCTGGCAGCTGCCGATGGCGGTGATCACCGTCTCGGTGATGAGCGCCGTGCTGCCCCGGCTCTCCCGCGCGGCCGCCGACGGCGACGACGGCGCGGTCCGCGACGACCTCTCCCACGGACTGCGCACCTCGGCGGTGGCGATCGTGCCGGCCGCCTTCCTCTTCCTGGCGCTCGGCCCGCAGATCGGCGGCGCCATCTACGGCCTGGGCAACGGCGGCAGCGCCGCGCACGGCACCACGGCGGTCGGCTACATGCTCTCCGCGTTCGCGCTCGGTCTGATCCCGTTCTCGGTGCAGTACGTGCTGCTGCGCGGCTTCTACGCCTACGAGGACACCCGCACGCCGTTCTCCAACACCGTCTGGGTGGCCGTCACCCAGGCCGGCGCCGCGCTGCTCTGCTACCTGGTGCTGCCGGCCCAGTGGGCGGTCACCGGGATGGCGCTCGGCTACGGCACCGCCTATGTGGTCGGCGTGGCGGTGGCGGTGCCCAAGCTGAAGCGGCGGATCGGCGGGCTGGACACCGCGCGGATCACCAAGACCTACGTCCGGTTGGCGATCGCCTGCCTGCCGGCCGGTGCGGCCGGTTTCCTGCTCGCGCTGGCCCTCGGTAGCGTGCTCTCCGGATGGCTGGGCAACGTGGTCGCGGTGCTGCTGGCCGGCGCCGCGCAGCTGGCGCTCTTCGTCGTACTGGCCCGCCGGATGCGGATCGAGGAGCTGAACGCGATGATCGGCATGGTCCGTAACCGACTGGGCCGCTGA
- a CDS encoding inositol-3-phosphate synthase: MGSVRVAIVGVGNCAASLVQGVEYYKDADPAGKVPGLMHVQFGDYHVSDVEFVAAFDVDAKKVGQDLAHAITASENNTIKICDVPPTGVTVQRGHTLDGLGKYYLETIEESDEAPVDVVQILKDAQVDVLVCYLPVGSEAAAKFYAQCAIDAKVAFVNALPVFIAGTKEWADKFTEAGVPIVGDDIKSQVGATITHRVMAKLFEDRGVILERTMQLNVGGNMDFKNMLERERLESKKISKTQAVTSQIRDRDLGAKNVHIGPSDYVAWLDDRKWAYVRLEGRAFGDVPLNLEYKLEVWDSPNSAGVIIDAVRAAKIAKDRGIGGPILSASSYFMKSPPVQYFDDEAKENVEKFIRGEVER, encoded by the coding sequence ATGGGTTCGGTTCGCGTAGCCATCGTGGGCGTGGGCAACTGCGCCGCGTCGCTGGTGCAGGGTGTCGAGTACTACAAGGACGCCGACCCGGCCGGCAAGGTCCCGGGCCTGATGCACGTGCAGTTCGGCGACTACCACGTCAGTGACGTGGAGTTCGTCGCCGCGTTCGACGTCGACGCCAAGAAGGTCGGCCAGGACCTGGCGCACGCCATCACCGCCAGCGAGAACAACACCATCAAGATCTGCGACGTGCCGCCGACCGGTGTCACCGTGCAGCGCGGTCACACCCTCGATGGTCTCGGCAAGTACTACCTGGAGACCATCGAGGAGTCGGACGAGGCTCCGGTCGACGTCGTCCAGATCCTCAAGGACGCCCAGGTCGACGTCCTGGTCTGCTACCTGCCGGTGGGCTCCGAGGCCGCCGCCAAGTTCTACGCCCAGTGCGCCATCGACGCCAAGGTCGCCTTCGTGAACGCCCTCCCGGTGTTCATCGCCGGCACCAAGGAGTGGGCCGACAAGTTCACCGAGGCCGGCGTGCCGATCGTCGGTGACGACATCAAGTCGCAGGTCGGCGCCACCATCACGCACCGCGTGATGGCCAAGCTGTTCGAGGACCGCGGTGTCATCCTCGAGCGCACCATGCAGCTGAACGTCGGCGGCAACATGGACTTCAAGAACATGCTCGAGCGCGAGCGCCTGGAGTCCAAGAAGATCTCCAAGACCCAGGCCGTCACCTCGCAGATCCGCGACCGTGACCTGGGCGCCAAGAACGTCCACATCGGTCCGTCGGACTACGTGGCCTGGCTGGACGACCGCAAGTGGGCGTACGTCCGCCTCGAGGGCCGCGCGTTCGGCGACGTCCCGCTGAACCTGGAGTACAAGCTCGAGGTCTGGGACTCCCCGAACTCGGCCGGTGTGATCATCGACGCCGTGCGCGCCGCGAAGATCGCCAAGGACCGCGGCATCGGTGGCCCGATCCTCTCCGCGTCCTCCTACTTCATGAAGTCGCCGCCGGTTCAGTACTTCGACGACGAGGCCAAGGAGAACGTCGAGAAGTTCATCCGCGGCGAGGTCGAGCGCTGA